In the genome of Cyprinus carpio isolate SPL01 unplaced genomic scaffold, ASM1834038v1 S000006729, whole genome shotgun sequence, the window TAATGTGGTTTTGCCACCAATATACGGTGCTCGGCTGTGCACGCGCTGCACGGCATTCGGCCAACATTAATGTTGCACGAGCTCAGAAATAGTTTCATCAAATCGCTAAGATCTGAACGTAAATAACTCATCTAGAGTTTCAAGTTGTCGTATGTTCAGGACGAAACGCTCAGGTCTTGTGCGGCGACTCTGGAGAAGCCGTTTGATTCCAGATAAAGAGGGGGGCGATGGATATGGCAAGAGCGGCGAGGGGTCTCGAGACGATCTGCTTGGCTCCAACCCAGAGAAAATTCCCAAGACGGAGTTCAGACCGATGACCCCGAGCGGGTCGCCTGGCGTGGACTATGGGCAAATGTGTACAAGGGGTCCCACTGCAAGCAGCGGTGGTGGCACCTCAGGGGGCGTTTTGGACCAAGATGGGGGTACGGTGTGTAGGGTGGGAAGCCCTGGGTCTGTGCAGGACAGCGATTGTAGAACAGTCACTTGCTGTTTATTTAAAGATCGGGACCATGATTCTGGATCTAGAAGCCCGGAGCCAGGCTCGTGCCAGTTCGTGCTGAGGAACATTGGTTCTTCTCGGGACCCCGGTCTTCTTGAGAGCCAGGAGACGAAACCTCGCTCCGTCATGGAGCAGGAGCTCAAGACCGCCACCTATTCGCTGTTAAAAAGGCTAAAGGAGAAAACCTTGGATACTTTGTTGGAAGCCGTGGAGTCCAAAGGAGGGATGCCGAGCGACTGTGTGATGGTATCGCGGACCGAGTTGCGGTTAGGCGGCCATATGGCTCCTCCACAGCTGTTCATCTGTAAGCTTTACCGGTGGTCAGACCTGCAGCACACGGCCCAGCTTAAAGCGCTCTGTGAGTGCAAGAGCTTCGGAGCTCAGGACGGTGCGGTAGTGTGCTGCAATCCATATCATTATAGCCGACTCTGTGGGCCAGGTAAGCGAGGATCCCATTGCCATATGTCTAAAACCTAAACTGACTAGATTTTCTCATTGTTAGGCTTCACTTTCAACCTGCTGCTATGCCAAAGGGCTTTCCTCAGGGTTCCCCTATAACAGATGCATTGAAGCTTTGCTGTTACAGTGATTGATATAGGCTACTATAATGCCATTGATAAAATGTTTGCAATAGCAAAGAATAATTTCCACTTGATAGCCAATTCAGTGTGAAAATAAATACGCTTCTTCGTAAAATGTAAGCAAAATACGCTTCATTGCTTGAAATAGCTTAATTATATAAGTGACTTAAAGAATAGCAATTTGCACATTGTCCACGATGTAGCAGCTCTTtactgttctgtttttattttctactaGACTACTTCATAATTTTCCATCACAGTTGTTACCCTAGTATCCAGGAAACTTTAagtaaaatacaaacataataacTGCATATAAAATGCACgacgtttttaaaaatgtttctaatgcAGGTTTCTAAATTGGCAATAGACAGCGTGTAACCTTGGCTCATAATGACAAGCACTAAATTTCGGATGttattgtgatatatttagtCTCAAACAACTCCAACGAGGAGATTAACtcgttaaactgctttaaaatccCACAGGTTGATGGACTAACGTTACGATTAGAATTCCTAGCATTCTTATGATATGTGA includes:
- the LOC109113527 gene encoding mothers against decapentaplegic homolog 6-like, translated to MFRTKRSGLVRRLWRSRLIPDKEGGDGYGKSGEGSRDDLLGSNPEKIPKTEFRPMTPSGSPGVDYGQMCTRGPTASSGGGTSGGVLDQDGGTVCRVGSPGSVQDSDCRTVTCCLFKDRDHDSGSRSPEPGSCQFVLRNIGSSRDPGLLESQETKPRSVMEQELKTATYSLLKRLKEKTLDTLLEAVESKGGMPSDCVMVSRTELRLGGHMAPPQLFICKLYRWSDLQHTAQLKALCECKSFGAQDGAVVCCNPYHYSRLCGPESPPPPYSRLSPSEEHKPLDLSDSTLSYTETEAASSPNVTQGEFSGEFSYFKYFCSKMLSCSVLNLHVSMACDTIVRLAAVISSPGELMW